In Ooceraea biroi isolate clonal line C1 chromosome 13, Obir_v5.4, whole genome shotgun sequence, a genomic segment contains:
- the LOC105283875 gene encoding uncharacterized protein LOC105283875 isoform X4 — protein MADASSSDTTSDCCNECFSDITSEKSEYVVVGRKPCPSHRRSKRNFLQKLMIREMRGCLSAHNYASEERLFTTVPKWRHLPLLHVIPKSALEAGHIVMGLTQCGQFLLTYTYTLDVSSNTSLYKYLLHWWAITPNRVARKVAEVTLFGNYTIYRELSIVISQWPMERNKLVIHGLCTNFLHLQPTDRAYLTITTVPSLYNCKDCLKIAASYEEEGEELAANWDGCVRCNCLQHGLTVHTTYEVISPYPKFRATVCLNYWNHVVVNTGNFLHVLRVDLNIPRSKNQRTCDKQDSSVHEPGAMVPDTIPLDMSDVEETDYSSRTEEGQKYESSDEKVGTPECVDRSPKCESSLEQDFLDEPVKLGRDLPLTTSSSNQSDCVCDISSKPDVALSIKLCDCSSTAECTRCGRGSGGSDSPVSRAGGVEQTAISVRDKILQDFCEDTSQELNIGSDLITLVKHPSCSPRSTPQRLPADLRTITTWSSPILTPPSDILRTRNSESSHRVQIPQRSTNSSSSQQRSSSPQPGASQQDANSVASISSPLQSVSISSASSSRSSRLMSPPIARSFRHPSPRKRSSLHSPPPVVNASQSARTTRATHKLILEAEKAYEFTDEAQETTCEKLSSFRKRRLADKKYEFCDEAEDAENIIPFKHIRDQFKHRGACSIHQIPSSPAMSPVLPNGRRHWVDSDQSESDELNLAQDISIATDLTNPETAEKNVLRPLNQNQLFNGGVHRDRVGKCCPNFSPLVPRNNLQYPSIKCTARFKRSYIELDDEMISVITDVEDEETGGYVSYQCVLPMLVHGSGYVQMQMISNSKAEKLIVPCVSITQLSFDIETFSHHIADWICTRFKKKYWHCSDYDIEIIDVCALSGDIICLHIMKIQASELCSQTQCSQERKQYEVGCKFTWNIDTSEYRITDVLPLEEVKPESWKPTITNIPNFRSQLWNPTRRLATQLREKIQQPYAHTVRFLHNEMSLAGESITKLTDLDNLVQFYITPIMTDALIE, from the exons ATGGCGGACGCGTCGTCTTCCGATACTACCTCAGACTGTTGTAATGAGTGTTTCTCTGACATTACGTCGGAAAAATCGGAGTACGTCGTGGTGGGACGCAAGCCGTGCCCGTCACATCGCCGCAGCAAGCGGAATTTCCTGCAGAAGCTGATGATACGCGAG ATGAGGGGATGCCTGTCAGCGCACAATTACGCGTCAGAGGAAAGACTGTTCACCACTGTACCTAAGTGGCGGCATTTGCCTCTCTTACATGTAATCCCAAAGTCTGCGCTCGAAGCAGG acACATCGTTATGGGATTAACGCAATGTGGTCAGTTCCTGCTCACGTACACGTATACGCTGGATGTCAGCAGTAACACGTCCCTGTACAAATACCTGTTACACTGGTGGGCTATCACGCCAAACCGCGTCGCCCGCAAAGTTGCCGAAGTTACGTTGTTTGGGAATTATACGATTTATAGAGAATTGAGCATAGTTATATCGCAATGGCCAATGGAGCGGAATAAACTTGTAATACACGGCCTCTG TACAAATTTCTTACACCTACAACCGACTGATAGAGCATATTTAACTATAACGACGGTACCGTCTCTTTATAATTGCAAAGATTGCTTAAAGATCGCTGCATCGTACGAGGAAGAAGGTGAag AACTAGCGGCAAACTGGGACGGTTGCGTGCGGTGTAATTGCTTGCAACATGGATTGACAGTTCACACGACGTACGAGGTGATCTCGCCGTATCCGAAGTTTCGGGCAACGGTGTGTCTGAATTACTGGAACCACGTGGTGGTCAACACGGGGAATTTCCTCCACGTTCTCCGAGTAGACTTAAACATACCGAGATCGAAGAATCAAAGAACATGCGACAAGCAGGACAGTTCTGTGCACGAGCCCGGAGCCATGGTGCCGGACACGATCCCGTTGGACATGAGTGACGTCGAGGAGACGGACTACTCCTCGAGGACAGAAGAGGGACAGAAGTACGAGAGCTCGGACGAGAAGGTCGGCACGCCGGAGTGCGTGGACCGCTCGCCGAAGTGCGAGTCCAGCCTGGAGCAGGACTTTCTAGACGAGCCGGTTAAGCTAGGACGCGACTTACCGTTAACTACCTCAAGCAGCAATCAAAGCGACTGTGTCTGTGATATAAGTAGTAAACCTGACGTCGCTTTAAGTATTAAGTTGTGCGACTGCTCGAGCACGGCCGAGTGCACCAGGTGCGGCCGGGGCAGCGGCGGCAGCGACAGCCCGGTCTCGCGGGCCGGCGGCGTCGAGCAGACCGCCATCTCGGTGCGGGACAAAATTCTGCAGGACTTTTGCGAGGATACGTCGCAGGAGCTTAACATCGGCAGCGATCTGATCACGCTGGTGAAACACCCGTCGTGCTCGCCGCGCTCGACGCCGCAGAGACTGCCAGCTGATCTCAGGACGATAACCACGTGGTCGTCCCCGATACTTACCCCGCCGTCGGACATCCTGCGCACCCGCAACTCGGAGTCTAGTCACAGAGTCCAGATCCCGCAACGTAGTACCAACAGTAGCAGCAGCCAGCAACGTTCGAGCTCGCCGCAACCTGGCGCCTCGCAGCAGGATGCGAATTCCGTGGCGTCTATAAGCTCGCCGCTGCAGTCCGTATCAATTAGCTCCGCCTCGTCGTCGCGCTCGTCCCGCTTGATGTCGCCGCCCATCGCCAGGTCGTTTCGCCACCCGAGCCCGCGCAAGAGATCAAGTCTGCACTCGCCCCCGCCCGTCGTTAACGCGAGCCAATCGGCTCGGACGACGAGGGCGACGCACAAGCTGATCCTCGAGGCGGAGAAGGCGTACGAGTTCACGGATGAAGCGCAGGAGACGACGTGCGAGAAGCTCAGCTCGTTCAGGAAGCGCCGATTAGCCGACAAGAAGTACGAGTTCTGCGACGAAGCGGAAGACGCGGAGAACATCATCCCCTTCAAGCATATACGCGATCAGTTCAAGCACCGCGGCGCCTGTTCCATACATCAGATACCCTCCTCGCCGGCGATGTCGCCGGTGTTGCCGAACGGCCGCCGGCACTGGGTCGACTCGGATCAGAGCGAGTCGGACGAGTTGAATCTTGCTCAAGACATTAGTATAGCTACCGATCTGACGAATCCCGAAACAG CAGAGAAGAACGTACTTCGGCCGTTGAACCAGAATCAACTGTTCAACGGCGGCGTGCACCGTGACCGCGTCGGCAAGTGTTGCCCGAATTTCTCGCCATTGGTCCCTAGAAATAACTTGCAGTATCCTTCGATAAAGTGCACCGCGCGTTTCAAGCGCAGTTACATAGAGCTCGACGACGAGATGATATCGGTGATCACGGACGTGGAAG ACGAAGAAACGGGAGGATACGTAAGCTATCAATGTGTACTTCCAATGCTCGTGCACGGTTCCGGATACGTTCAAATGCAGATGATCAGCAACAGCAAAGCGGAGAAATTG ATAGTGCCGTGCGTTTCGATAACACAGTTGAGTTTCGATATCGAGACTTTCTCTCACCACATAGCAGACTGGATCTGCACGAGATTCAAGAAAAAGTATTGGCATTGTAGCGACTATGATATCGAAATAATTGACGTGTGCGCGCTTAGCGGCGATATTATATGTTTGCATATAATGAAGATCCAAGCAAGTGAGTTATGTAGCCAAACGCAATG ttCGCAAGAGAGGAAGCAGTACGAGGTCGGTTGTAAATTCACGTGGAACATCGACACGAGCGAGTACAGGATAACGGACGTGCTGCCGCTGGAGGAGGTGAAGCCGGAATCCTGGAAGCCGACTATCACGAATATACCGAATTTTCGTAGCCAGTTGTGGAACCCGACGCGTCGCTTAGCCACGCAGTTGCGGGAAAAGATCCAGCAGCCGTACGCGCACACCGTGCGCTTCCTCCACAACGAGATGAGCTTGGCAG GCGAGTCTATAACCAAGCTCACGGATCTGGACAATCTGGTGCAGTTCTACATAACGCCGATAATGACCGACGCCTTAATAGAATGA
- the LOC105283875 gene encoding uncharacterized protein LOC105283875 isoform X1, with product MADASSSDTTSDCCNECFSDITSEKSEYVVVGRKPCPSHRRSKRNFLQKLMIREMRGCLSAHNYASEERLFTTVPKWRHLPLLHVIPKSALEAGHIVMGLTQCGQFLLTYTYTLDVSSNTSLYKYLLHWWAITPNRVARKVAEVTLFGNYTIYRELSIVISQWPMERNKLVIHGLCTNFLHLQPTDRAYLTITTVPSLYNCKDCLKIAASYEEEGEELAANWDGCVRCNCLQHGLTVHTTYEVISPYPKFRATVCLNYWNHVVVNTGNFLHVLRVDLNIPRSKNQRTCDKQDSSVHEPGAMVPDTIPLDMSDVEETDYSSRTEEGQKYESSDEKVGTPECVDRSPKCESSLEQDFLDEPVKLGRDLPLTTSSSNQSDCVCDISSKPDVALSIKLCDCSSTAECTRCGRGSGGSDSPVSRAGGVEQTAISVRDKILQDFCEDTSQELNIGSDLITLVKHPSCSPRSTPQRLPADLRTITTWSSPILTPPSDILRTRNSESSHRVQIPQRSTNSSSSQQRSSSPQPGASQQDANSVASISSPLQSVSISSASSSRSSRLMSPPIARSFRHPSPRKRSSLHSPPPVVNASQSARTTRATHKLILEAEKAYEFTDEAQETTCEKLSSFRKRRLADKKYEFCDEAEDAENIIPFKHIRDQFKHRGACSIHQIPSSPAMSPVLPNGRRHWVDSDQSESDELNLAQDISIATDLTNPETAEKNVLRPLNQNQLFNGGVHRDRVGKCCPNFSPLVPRNNLQYPSIKCTARFKRSYIELDDEMISVITDVEDEETGGYVSYQCVLPMLVHGSGYVQMQMISNSKAEKLIVPCVSITQLSFDIETFSHHIADWICTRFKKKYWHCSDYDIEIIDVCALSGDIICLHIMKIQASELCSQTQCSQERKQYEVGCKFTWNIDTSEYRITDVLPLEEVKPESWKPTITNIPNFRSQLWNPTRRLATQLREKIQQPYAHTVRFLHNEMSLAGWYIEESRAVSFLERYRRCRTHDPTMLLQASL from the exons ATGGCGGACGCGTCGTCTTCCGATACTACCTCAGACTGTTGTAATGAGTGTTTCTCTGACATTACGTCGGAAAAATCGGAGTACGTCGTGGTGGGACGCAAGCCGTGCCCGTCACATCGCCGCAGCAAGCGGAATTTCCTGCAGAAGCTGATGATACGCGAG ATGAGGGGATGCCTGTCAGCGCACAATTACGCGTCAGAGGAAAGACTGTTCACCACTGTACCTAAGTGGCGGCATTTGCCTCTCTTACATGTAATCCCAAAGTCTGCGCTCGAAGCAGG acACATCGTTATGGGATTAACGCAATGTGGTCAGTTCCTGCTCACGTACACGTATACGCTGGATGTCAGCAGTAACACGTCCCTGTACAAATACCTGTTACACTGGTGGGCTATCACGCCAAACCGCGTCGCCCGCAAAGTTGCCGAAGTTACGTTGTTTGGGAATTATACGATTTATAGAGAATTGAGCATAGTTATATCGCAATGGCCAATGGAGCGGAATAAACTTGTAATACACGGCCTCTG TACAAATTTCTTACACCTACAACCGACTGATAGAGCATATTTAACTATAACGACGGTACCGTCTCTTTATAATTGCAAAGATTGCTTAAAGATCGCTGCATCGTACGAGGAAGAAGGTGAag AACTAGCGGCAAACTGGGACGGTTGCGTGCGGTGTAATTGCTTGCAACATGGATTGACAGTTCACACGACGTACGAGGTGATCTCGCCGTATCCGAAGTTTCGGGCAACGGTGTGTCTGAATTACTGGAACCACGTGGTGGTCAACACGGGGAATTTCCTCCACGTTCTCCGAGTAGACTTAAACATACCGAGATCGAAGAATCAAAGAACATGCGACAAGCAGGACAGTTCTGTGCACGAGCCCGGAGCCATGGTGCCGGACACGATCCCGTTGGACATGAGTGACGTCGAGGAGACGGACTACTCCTCGAGGACAGAAGAGGGACAGAAGTACGAGAGCTCGGACGAGAAGGTCGGCACGCCGGAGTGCGTGGACCGCTCGCCGAAGTGCGAGTCCAGCCTGGAGCAGGACTTTCTAGACGAGCCGGTTAAGCTAGGACGCGACTTACCGTTAACTACCTCAAGCAGCAATCAAAGCGACTGTGTCTGTGATATAAGTAGTAAACCTGACGTCGCTTTAAGTATTAAGTTGTGCGACTGCTCGAGCACGGCCGAGTGCACCAGGTGCGGCCGGGGCAGCGGCGGCAGCGACAGCCCGGTCTCGCGGGCCGGCGGCGTCGAGCAGACCGCCATCTCGGTGCGGGACAAAATTCTGCAGGACTTTTGCGAGGATACGTCGCAGGAGCTTAACATCGGCAGCGATCTGATCACGCTGGTGAAACACCCGTCGTGCTCGCCGCGCTCGACGCCGCAGAGACTGCCAGCTGATCTCAGGACGATAACCACGTGGTCGTCCCCGATACTTACCCCGCCGTCGGACATCCTGCGCACCCGCAACTCGGAGTCTAGTCACAGAGTCCAGATCCCGCAACGTAGTACCAACAGTAGCAGCAGCCAGCAACGTTCGAGCTCGCCGCAACCTGGCGCCTCGCAGCAGGATGCGAATTCCGTGGCGTCTATAAGCTCGCCGCTGCAGTCCGTATCAATTAGCTCCGCCTCGTCGTCGCGCTCGTCCCGCTTGATGTCGCCGCCCATCGCCAGGTCGTTTCGCCACCCGAGCCCGCGCAAGAGATCAAGTCTGCACTCGCCCCCGCCCGTCGTTAACGCGAGCCAATCGGCTCGGACGACGAGGGCGACGCACAAGCTGATCCTCGAGGCGGAGAAGGCGTACGAGTTCACGGATGAAGCGCAGGAGACGACGTGCGAGAAGCTCAGCTCGTTCAGGAAGCGCCGATTAGCCGACAAGAAGTACGAGTTCTGCGACGAAGCGGAAGACGCGGAGAACATCATCCCCTTCAAGCATATACGCGATCAGTTCAAGCACCGCGGCGCCTGTTCCATACATCAGATACCCTCCTCGCCGGCGATGTCGCCGGTGTTGCCGAACGGCCGCCGGCACTGGGTCGACTCGGATCAGAGCGAGTCGGACGAGTTGAATCTTGCTCAAGACATTAGTATAGCTACCGATCTGACGAATCCCGAAACAG CAGAGAAGAACGTACTTCGGCCGTTGAACCAGAATCAACTGTTCAACGGCGGCGTGCACCGTGACCGCGTCGGCAAGTGTTGCCCGAATTTCTCGCCATTGGTCCCTAGAAATAACTTGCAGTATCCTTCGATAAAGTGCACCGCGCGTTTCAAGCGCAGTTACATAGAGCTCGACGACGAGATGATATCGGTGATCACGGACGTGGAAG ACGAAGAAACGGGAGGATACGTAAGCTATCAATGTGTACTTCCAATGCTCGTGCACGGTTCCGGATACGTTCAAATGCAGATGATCAGCAACAGCAAAGCGGAGAAATTG ATAGTGCCGTGCGTTTCGATAACACAGTTGAGTTTCGATATCGAGACTTTCTCTCACCACATAGCAGACTGGATCTGCACGAGATTCAAGAAAAAGTATTGGCATTGTAGCGACTATGATATCGAAATAATTGACGTGTGCGCGCTTAGCGGCGATATTATATGTTTGCATATAATGAAGATCCAAGCAAGTGAGTTATGTAGCCAAACGCAATG ttCGCAAGAGAGGAAGCAGTACGAGGTCGGTTGTAAATTCACGTGGAACATCGACACGAGCGAGTACAGGATAACGGACGTGCTGCCGCTGGAGGAGGTGAAGCCGGAATCCTGGAAGCCGACTATCACGAATATACCGAATTTTCGTAGCCAGTTGTGGAACCCGACGCGTCGCTTAGCCACGCAGTTGCGGGAAAAGATCCAGCAGCCGTACGCGCACACCGTGCGCTTCCTCCACAACGAGATGAGCTTGGCAGGTTGGTACATCGAGGAGTCTCGCGCGGTCTCGTTCCTCGAGCGATATCGGCGATGTCGCACACATGACCCGACGATGTTGTTGCAGGCGAGTCTATAA
- the LOC105283875 gene encoding uncharacterized protein LOC105283875 isoform X6, with translation MADASSSDTTSDCCNECFSDITSEKSEYVVVGRKPCPSHRRSKRNFLQKLMIREMRGCLSAHNYASEERLFTTVPKWRHLPLLHVIPKSALEAGHIVMGLTQCGQFLLTYTYTLDVSSNTSLYKYLLHWWAITPNRVARKVAEVTLFGNYTIYRELSIVISQWPMERNKLVIHGLCSTNFLHLQPTDRAYLTITTVPSLYNCKDCLKIAASYEEEGEELAANWDGCVRCNCLQHGLTVHTTYEVISPYPKFRATVCLNYWNHVVVNTGNFLHVLRVDLNIPRSKNQRTCDKQDSSVHEPGAMVPDTIPLDMSDVEETDYSSRTEEGQKYESSDEKVGTPECVDRSPKCESSLEQDFLDEPVKLGRDLPLTTSSSNQSDCVCDISSKPDVALSIKLCDCSSTAECTRCGRGSGGSDSPVSRAGGVEQTAISVRDKILQDFCEDTSQELNIGSDLITLVKHPSCSPRSTPQRLPADLRTITTWSSPILTPPSDILRTRNSESSHRVQIPQRSTNSSSSQQRSSSPQPGASQQDANSVASISSPLQSVSISSASSSRSSRLMSPPIARSFRHPSPRKRSSLHSPPPVVNASQSARTTRATHKLILEAEKAYEFTDEAQETTCEKLSSFRKRRLADKKYEFCDEAEDAENIIPFKHIRDQFKHRGACSIHQIPSSPAMSPVLPNGRRHWVDSDQSESDELNLAQDISIATDLTNPETAEKNVLRPLNQNQLFNGGVHRDRVGKCCPNFSPLVPRNNLQYPSIKCTARFKRSYIELDDEMISVITDVEDEETGGYVSYQCVLPMLVHGSGYVQMQMISNSKAEKLIVPCVSITQLSFDIETFSHHIADWICTRFKKKYWHCSDYDIEIIDVCALSGDIICLHIMKIQAIRKRGSSTRSVVNSRGTSTRASTG, from the exons ATGGCGGACGCGTCGTCTTCCGATACTACCTCAGACTGTTGTAATGAGTGTTTCTCTGACATTACGTCGGAAAAATCGGAGTACGTCGTGGTGGGACGCAAGCCGTGCCCGTCACATCGCCGCAGCAAGCGGAATTTCCTGCAGAAGCTGATGATACGCGAG ATGAGGGGATGCCTGTCAGCGCACAATTACGCGTCAGAGGAAAGACTGTTCACCACTGTACCTAAGTGGCGGCATTTGCCTCTCTTACATGTAATCCCAAAGTCTGCGCTCGAAGCAGG acACATCGTTATGGGATTAACGCAATGTGGTCAGTTCCTGCTCACGTACACGTATACGCTGGATGTCAGCAGTAACACGTCCCTGTACAAATACCTGTTACACTGGTGGGCTATCACGCCAAACCGCGTCGCCCGCAAAGTTGCCGAAGTTACGTTGTTTGGGAATTATACGATTTATAGAGAATTGAGCATAGTTATATCGCAATGGCCAATGGAGCGGAATAAACTTGTAATACACGGCCTCTG tAGTACAAATTTCTTACACCTACAACCGACTGATAGAGCATATTTAACTATAACGACGGTACCGTCTCTTTATAATTGCAAAGATTGCTTAAAGATCGCTGCATCGTACGAGGAAGAAGGTGAag AACTAGCGGCAAACTGGGACGGTTGCGTGCGGTGTAATTGCTTGCAACATGGATTGACAGTTCACACGACGTACGAGGTGATCTCGCCGTATCCGAAGTTTCGGGCAACGGTGTGTCTGAATTACTGGAACCACGTGGTGGTCAACACGGGGAATTTCCTCCACGTTCTCCGAGTAGACTTAAACATACCGAGATCGAAGAATCAAAGAACATGCGACAAGCAGGACAGTTCTGTGCACGAGCCCGGAGCCATGGTGCCGGACACGATCCCGTTGGACATGAGTGACGTCGAGGAGACGGACTACTCCTCGAGGACAGAAGAGGGACAGAAGTACGAGAGCTCGGACGAGAAGGTCGGCACGCCGGAGTGCGTGGACCGCTCGCCGAAGTGCGAGTCCAGCCTGGAGCAGGACTTTCTAGACGAGCCGGTTAAGCTAGGACGCGACTTACCGTTAACTACCTCAAGCAGCAATCAAAGCGACTGTGTCTGTGATATAAGTAGTAAACCTGACGTCGCTTTAAGTATTAAGTTGTGCGACTGCTCGAGCACGGCCGAGTGCACCAGGTGCGGCCGGGGCAGCGGCGGCAGCGACAGCCCGGTCTCGCGGGCCGGCGGCGTCGAGCAGACCGCCATCTCGGTGCGGGACAAAATTCTGCAGGACTTTTGCGAGGATACGTCGCAGGAGCTTAACATCGGCAGCGATCTGATCACGCTGGTGAAACACCCGTCGTGCTCGCCGCGCTCGACGCCGCAGAGACTGCCAGCTGATCTCAGGACGATAACCACGTGGTCGTCCCCGATACTTACCCCGCCGTCGGACATCCTGCGCACCCGCAACTCGGAGTCTAGTCACAGAGTCCAGATCCCGCAACGTAGTACCAACAGTAGCAGCAGCCAGCAACGTTCGAGCTCGCCGCAACCTGGCGCCTCGCAGCAGGATGCGAATTCCGTGGCGTCTATAAGCTCGCCGCTGCAGTCCGTATCAATTAGCTCCGCCTCGTCGTCGCGCTCGTCCCGCTTGATGTCGCCGCCCATCGCCAGGTCGTTTCGCCACCCGAGCCCGCGCAAGAGATCAAGTCTGCACTCGCCCCCGCCCGTCGTTAACGCGAGCCAATCGGCTCGGACGACGAGGGCGACGCACAAGCTGATCCTCGAGGCGGAGAAGGCGTACGAGTTCACGGATGAAGCGCAGGAGACGACGTGCGAGAAGCTCAGCTCGTTCAGGAAGCGCCGATTAGCCGACAAGAAGTACGAGTTCTGCGACGAAGCGGAAGACGCGGAGAACATCATCCCCTTCAAGCATATACGCGATCAGTTCAAGCACCGCGGCGCCTGTTCCATACATCAGATACCCTCCTCGCCGGCGATGTCGCCGGTGTTGCCGAACGGCCGCCGGCACTGGGTCGACTCGGATCAGAGCGAGTCGGACGAGTTGAATCTTGCTCAAGACATTAGTATAGCTACCGATCTGACGAATCCCGAAACAG CAGAGAAGAACGTACTTCGGCCGTTGAACCAGAATCAACTGTTCAACGGCGGCGTGCACCGTGACCGCGTCGGCAAGTGTTGCCCGAATTTCTCGCCATTGGTCCCTAGAAATAACTTGCAGTATCCTTCGATAAAGTGCACCGCGCGTTTCAAGCGCAGTTACATAGAGCTCGACGACGAGATGATATCGGTGATCACGGACGTGGAAG ACGAAGAAACGGGAGGATACGTAAGCTATCAATGTGTACTTCCAATGCTCGTGCACGGTTCCGGATACGTTCAAATGCAGATGATCAGCAACAGCAAAGCGGAGAAATTG ATAGTGCCGTGCGTTTCGATAACACAGTTGAGTTTCGATATCGAGACTTTCTCTCACCACATAGCAGACTGGATCTGCACGAGATTCAAGAAAAAGTATTGGCATTGTAGCGACTATGATATCGAAATAATTGACGTGTGCGCGCTTAGCGGCGATATTATATGTTTGCATATAATGAAGATCCAAGCAA ttCGCAAGAGAGGAAGCAGTACGAGGTCGGTTGTAAATTCACGTGGAACATCGACACGAGCGAGTACAGGATAA